DNA sequence from the Carassius carassius chromosome 6, fCarCar2.1, whole genome shotgun sequence genome:
GATCAGGGAAGTGTCCGTACGGCCAAGGAGACAAGCACAAAGGGCAGCAAGAAGTTCCGTCTAGAGGGCACACTCTTGAGGACCTATATCTGCCATATTATCTTCAAGACTCTCTTTGAGGTAGGCTTTGTGGTGGGCCAGTACTACTTGTACGGCTTCCGAATCCTGCCACTCTACAAGTGCAGCCGCTGGCCGTGCCCAAACACGGTTGACTGCTTTGTCTCGAGACCTACCGAGAAAACAGTGTTCATCATCTTCATGTTAGCCGTGGCCTGCGTCTCGCTTTTCCTCAACTTTGTGGAAATCAGCCATTTGGGCCTGAAAAAGATCCACTTTGTGTTCCGTAAACCCATGTGGTCGCAGGTTGAGGGACCAGGGGCGGCCGAGAAGGCCTTACCTTCCATAGCGTCCTCCTCCATCCAGAAAGCCAAAGGCTATAAGATGCTGGAGAAGGACAAAGCCACGTCGCACTTCTTCCCTCTGACTGAGGTAGGAGGAATGGGGGCTAGGCAGCTGCCGGCTTCGTACAAGCCATTTGAGAAGAAAACAGACAAGGCAACCACACCTAATAAAGACATGTCTAAGGTGTATGATGAAACGCTGCCCTCCTATGCCCAGATGACCGTGATAGGACCAAGTGCAGCGGCGGGAGTTGTACACAgggatgaagatgaggatgagTTGGCCATCGAAGCAGATGTGGAAGCCAGCGAGACGATAGAAGACACGCGACCGCTCAGCAGCCTGAGCAAGGCCAGCAGTCGGGCAAGGTCAGATGACTTGACGGTATaaataatatagaactggattagAAGTTCAGCAGTGTAATTTGTAGTTTTGGGGAAAgtatagaaagaaaaaataagagagaaagaaagaggtggCTTTCAACAACTGTTGCGACACTTATAATACCAGCTCTTTAATTTGAGGAAGAAACcgattttaaaaacataatgctGTGCAATTTTCACGTGGAAACTTGagagcttgattttttttttcatgcagcagtattttttggactgtttttatCAAACAGTTAACAAACCAGAGTTATAGATCTACAGCAGCTAGATCTATGTAGGGAGGAGGgatttagaaaaatatgtgctgtttttttttttatttttatattttctatccaGAATTTTACTCGATtctgatatttacatttttggattaGCCATTAGCTGAATGTTGTATgtgatatttagtttttattctgATAAGAAAACTATAAGGGCATCATCCTTTTCACCTCAATAAGTTCAACCATACATGATGATAAACACTCAATCAAGCTTCTTGATTTGTATGTGAATGGTACTGTGATGGATATGTGTATGTGGGAGGTGAAACAAATGCTGATAGTTGCACAGTCGTTCATAATGGCGTAGTAgcaaaatataaagtatttattcaAAGAAATGACCACCGCTGATTTACGTTAAACATAATACCTTGTTTATGGTCTCACTGATTTACATTAAGAGTCTCTTGATTTTTAGGTTAGAGTGTAATAATTACATTAGCCAAAGAAAAGATCGTAGGCCACATTCTTTCTTGTCTCTGCGCATACagccatgatgatgatgataaagatCACGCCCAATCAGCACAAAGTATTGTTCGGCAAGAGACAATAAAACAACATTACATGACATGTCACCACAGACAGTCTGACATCCTTGATGTTGTtggaaataacattttaatactttGGTCCTTCatgacatttcattaaaaaaaggctaattaaaatattttaaaggccAGAAGTATTTCGCCTTTTTTACTGACTTATTTTCTTTTTAGCAGAGATTAAAATTAACTATGcattaaaatttgtttatttgattttattatttattttaatttattacttcTGACCAACTAAATAAAAACGATTCATTTCATGTCAAATGATGGTTTATGATAACTGGTATGTCAAACACCCTGCCAACAGTTTCATATTAGTTTGGACTGAATGTAAAATTGCTGAAGTAAAGACAAACTTTCCCAGAACCTAAAGAATTGAATGAAACTAGAATTGAAAGGCTAGTTTTCTGTACTATATGTGATATGtggataatattatttaatggcaaaaatctGCTTGGGCAGACTGCATGGGGTGATGCAATATTAGACCCAGACATAAACGGCACAAAGACATCAAGtaggtcaaaaaaacaaaaacaaatgtagaACTAAAACAAACCCACACAAGCAGAGGAACGGTCATCATTTTGCCCCCCTAGTTACTGTACTAATGTGAAGGATGGCATTGTCTGCTCACAAAGCCTCAAAGCTGATGCTTAACAGCAGTTAATAAAGTGTTTATCTCCTCTGTTGTGTTTTTCTGATAAACAGTTCTTCACGGTGTCTATTCTGAGAACTGGTTGGTGGaaacaacaataaaacactgACGGTTGTTAAGATAAGAGCATGGGATTACTTCATAGAAAAGCTTGCTTACATGATCTCTGAAATGCAAAATGAAATGGCAGCTATGACACATGTTACCACAGTTTGTAGCAGAGGAATAAATAAATGGTTCTAGAGCAGACAGCGATCAGCCTGTTTACCGAATCATAAAAGCACACATTAGATCTCGGGTTGATGAGAGCAAATCTAATCAATAGTTCTTAGCCGTGAGTTTCAATGGCAAATTGTACTGAAAAGTAACTGTTTAAAGGCCTTCTGCCATTCTTTCCCCACATCATTTATCATTTCCTAACTTGTTTTTACTAGCTTTTAGTCCTTTATTGCACCtatacagaaatgattgtcagtTGAAACCTGTGGATATAGCCAATAAAAGGTCATGTGTGGTCAACAAGGCTGTctgatagtatttattaatatcacAGTGTGAAAAAACATTCTTTCAAACACAAGCAAGTTTACAGATCTCCCTCGAACACATACATCGAACTACATCTAATATGcaattgattaataa
Encoded proteins:
- the LOC132142683 gene encoding gap junction alpha-8 protein-like; the encoded protein is MGDWSFLGNILEEVNEHSTVIGRVWLTVLFIFRILILGTAAEFVWGDEQSDYVCNTQQPGCENVCYDEAFPISHIRLWVLQIIFVSTPSLVYVGHAVHHVHMEEKRKEREEAELNRQQELNEERLPIAPDQGSVRTAKETSTKGSKKFRLEGTLLRTYICHIIFKTLFEVGFVVGQYYLYGFRILPLYKCSRWPCPNTVDCFVSRPTEKTVFIIFMLAVACVSLFLNFVEISHLGLKKIHFVFRKPMWSQVEGPGAAEKALPSIASSSIQKAKGYKMLEKDKATSHFFPLTEVGGMGARQLPASYKPFEKKTDKATTPNKDMSKVYDETLPSYAQMTVIGPSAAAGVVHRDEDEDELAIEADVEASETIEDTRPLSSLSKASSRARSDDLTV